The following coding sequences are from one Humulus lupulus chromosome X, drHumLupu1.1, whole genome shotgun sequence window:
- the LOC133807331 gene encoding uncharacterized protein LOC133807331 isoform X2 has translation MANFKLISLIILFAATGLAMLVTLIYTAFFTPSGHKTVSQWLVTTWVDFYINFVVLSTWIVYKESTWCRSLLWIFFFGVFGNPVLSIYILMQLFKLSPQEAHEDPIYHVLLRDSHKDNAEPEKKHSLVTARVLFSALGCVMLGLLIYTLVTDGSPFRKELLDPLMVATLVDFYCLVIALSVWVAYKESCLICAVFWIVLLICFGSIATCAYVVVQLFQLTSQDPLYLVLIKHVDRKKPH, from the exons ATGGCGAACTTCAAATTGATTAGCTTAATTATTCTCTTCGCAGCGACGGGTTTAGCCATGCTCGTCACTCTAATTTACACCGCATTCTTTACACCAAGTGGCCATAAAACTGTTTCCCA GTGGCTTGTGACAACTTGGGTTGATTTTTACATAAATTTCGTTGTTTTATCg ACTTGGATTGTTTACAAAGAGTCCACCTGGTGTAGATCCCTACTTTGGATATTTTTCTTTGGGGTTTTTGGCAA CCCTGTTTTAAGTATCTACATTCTTATGCAACTGTTCAAGCTTTCACCTCAAGAAGCTCATGAAGATCCTATTTATCATGTCTTGTTGCGGGATTCTCACAA GGACAATGCTGAACCGGAGAAAAAGCACTCTCTTGTTACTGCGAGAGTTCTTTTCAGTGCTTTAGGCTGTGTAATGCTAGGATTATTGATTTACACTTTGGTGACTGACGGTTCTCCTTTTCGCAAAGAGCTTTTAGATCC GTTGATGGTGGCAACACTGGTCGATTTCTATTGCCTTGTTATTGCGCTATCA GTTTGGGTTGCTTACAAAGAATCATGCTTAATTTGTGCAGTCTTTTGGATAGTTTTATTGATCTGTTTTGGAAG CATTGCGACATGTGCTTATGTTGTGGTACAACTGTTCCAGCTAACATCTCAGGATCCACTCTACCTTGTTCTTATAAAACATGTTGACAG GAAAAAACCTCATTAG
- the LOC133807331 gene encoding uncharacterized protein LOC133807331 isoform X1 — protein sequence MANFKLISLIILFAATGLAMLVTLIYTAFFTPSGHKTVSQWLVTTWVDFYINFVVLSTWIVYKESTWCRSLLWIFFFGVFGNPVLSIYILMQLFKLSPQEAHEDPIYHVLLRDSHKDNAEPEKKHSLVTARVLFSALGCVMLGLLIYTLVTDGSPFRKELLDPLMVATLVDFYCLVIALSVWVAYKESCLICAVFWIVLLICFGSIATCAYVVVQLFQLTSQDPLYLVLIKHVDREERKYGKPVF from the exons ATGGCGAACTTCAAATTGATTAGCTTAATTATTCTCTTCGCAGCGACGGGTTTAGCCATGCTCGTCACTCTAATTTACACCGCATTCTTTACACCAAGTGGCCATAAAACTGTTTCCCA GTGGCTTGTGACAACTTGGGTTGATTTTTACATAAATTTCGTTGTTTTATCg ACTTGGATTGTTTACAAAGAGTCCACCTGGTGTAGATCCCTACTTTGGATATTTTTCTTTGGGGTTTTTGGCAA CCCTGTTTTAAGTATCTACATTCTTATGCAACTGTTCAAGCTTTCACCTCAAGAAGCTCATGAAGATCCTATTTATCATGTCTTGTTGCGGGATTCTCACAA GGACAATGCTGAACCGGAGAAAAAGCACTCTCTTGTTACTGCGAGAGTTCTTTTCAGTGCTTTAGGCTGTGTAATGCTAGGATTATTGATTTACACTTTGGTGACTGACGGTTCTCCTTTTCGCAAAGAGCTTTTAGATCC GTTGATGGTGGCAACACTGGTCGATTTCTATTGCCTTGTTATTGCGCTATCA GTTTGGGTTGCTTACAAAGAATCATGCTTAATTTGTGCAGTCTTTTGGATAGTTTTATTGATCTGTTTTGGAAG CATTGCGACATGTGCTTATGTTGTGGTACAACTGTTCCAGCTAACATCTCAGGATCCACTCTACCTTGTTCTTATAAAACATGTTGACAG gGAAGAAAGAAAGTATGGAAAACCAGTATTTTGA
- the LOC133807332 gene encoding pentatricopeptide repeat-containing protein ELI1, chloroplastic-like — MRCQPLILFLSAFSYRNVDYSNTLCLSQVSMHHGLRSLFLLLDIPKPQSHCCFVHRQYSSQSQSHHFPLHLSLFSLVEPLLFQNPPEISSFAAVFNFLTGRSLLRLGRQVHAQMTLQLLEPNAFLGAKMIAMYASSGDLDSAVTIFDRINNPSLLLYNSIIRAYSLYGYPHKTIGIYTQMQSLGLKGDHFTYPFVLKCCASNVRMGKCIHGISLRIGLEIDMYVGTSLIDMYVKCGEISEAHKLFDEMTVRDVSSWNALIAGYMKNGEIHVAEDLFRRMVQKNIISWTAMISGYTQNGFAERALVVFDKMMEEHSEVKPNWVTIMSVLPACAHSAALERGRKIHKFANEIGLASNVSVQTALVAMYAKCGSLIEARQCFDKIHQQQKNLIAWNTMITTYASHGRGLESVSTFEDMIKAGVQPDTITFTGLLSGCSHSGLVDLGLKYFYSMKKSYSVEPEVQHYACVVDLLGRAGRLVEASNLINQMPMQAGPSVWGALLAACRKHRNLELAEVAAKKLFVIEPDNSANFVLLSNMFAEVGMWKEVDNLRAMLKSRGMRKTPGCSWIEVNGKAHMFLGGDTSHPQAKEIYMFLEELPEKIKGVGYVPDTSLVLHDVSEEEKEHNLSAHSEKLAIAFGLLNTSPGVVLRVTKNLRICVDCHTATKFISKIYGREIIVRDVNRFHHFLDGKCSCGDYW; from the coding sequence ATGAGGTGTCAGCCATTGATTTTGTTCTTATCAGCTTTCTCATATAGGAATGTAGACTACTCAAACACCCTTTGTCTTTCTCAAGTCTCAATGCACCATGGTCTTCGCTCCCTGTTTCTGCTTCTTGATATCCCAAAACCTCAAAGCCATTGTTGTTTTGTTCACCGTCAATACTcatctcagtctcagtctcatcATTTTCCATTACATTTGAGCTTGTTTTCCCTCGTTGAACCGCTACTCTTTCAAAACCCGCCTGAGATATCCTCGTTTGCAGCTGTTTTCAATTTCCTCACTGGTCGAAGCTTGTTGCGATTGGGTCGTCAAGTCCATGCTCAGATGACCCTGCAATTGCTTGAGCCTAATGCTTTTCTCGGAGCCAAGATGATCGCAATGTATGCAAGTTCTGGTGATCTTGACTCTGCTGTTACTATATTTGATCGTATTAATAACCCTTCTTTGCTTTTGTATAATTCGATTATTCGAGCTTATAGTTTGTATGGGTATCCTCATAAAACTATTGGGATTTATACTCAAATGCAATCTTTAGGCCTAAAAGGTGATCATTTTACTTACCCTTTTGTGCTGAAGTGTTGCGCATCAAATGTTAGGATGGGGAAATGTATTCATGGGATAAGTTTGAGAATTGGGTTGGAGATAGATATGTATGTGGGAACTTCTTTGATAGATATGTATGTCAAGTGTGGTGAAATTAGTGAAGCCCACAAGCTGTTCGATGAAATGACTGTAAGAGACGTTTCATCTTGGAACGCACTAATTGCAGGTTACATGAAGAATGGAGAGATTCATGTTGCAGAGGATTTATTTAGGAGAATGGTGCAGAAGAATATCATTTCTTGGACTGCTATGATTTCGGGATACACTCAGAATGGGTTTGCAGAGAGAGCATTGGTTGTATTTGATAAGATGATGGAAGAGCATTCAGAGGTGAAGCCTAATTGGGTAACAATAATGAGTGTTCTTCCTGCATGTGCACATTCAGCAGCACTGGAGCGTGGGAGAAAGATTCACAAGTTTGCAAATGAAATTGGGCTGGCTTCTAATGTCTCTGTGCAGACAGCTCTGGTTGCAATGTATGCTAAATGTGGGAGTCTTATAGAAGCTCGCCAATGTTTCGATAAGATACATCAACAACAAAAGAATTTGATTGCTTGGAATACGATGATTACAACTTATGCTTCCCATGGCCGTGGTTTGGAGTCTGTATCCACTTTCGAGGACATGATCAAAGCTGGGGTTCAACCTGATACCATCACATTTACAGGATTGTTATCAGGATGCAGCCATTCTGGTCTTGTTGATCTGGGTTTAAAATACTTCTATTCTATGAAGAAATCATATTCTGTAGAACCAGAAGTTCAGCACTATGCTTGTGTTGTCGATCTTTTAGGTCGTGCAGGGCGATTGGTTGAAGCAAGCAACCTTATTAATCAAATGCCAATGCAAGCAGGACCGAGCGTATGGGGTGCCTTGTTAGCTGCTTGTCGGAAACACCGCAATTTGGAATTGGCCGAGGTTGCAGCTAAAAAGTTGTTTGTTATAGAACCAGATAACAGTGCCAATTTTGTCCTGCTCTCCAATATGTTTGCTGAAGTTGGCATGTGGAAAGAAGTGGACAATCTAAGAGCTATGCTAAAAAGTCGAGGCATGAGGAAGACTCCTGGATGTAGCTGGATTGAAGTCAACGGGAAAGCTCATATGTTTCTTGGTGGAGATACTTCTCATCctcaggcaaaggaaatttaCATGTTCTTGGAAGAATTGCCTGAGAAAATTAAGGGAGTTGGATACGTACCTGACACTAGTCTTGTTTTGCATGATGTTAGTGAAGAGGAGAAAGAACATAATCTTAGTGCCCATAGTGAAAAGCTTGCCATTGCTTTTGGCCTTCTAAATACTAGTCCTGGTGTTGTTCTTCGTGTAACCAAGAACCTTCGCATTTGTGTTGATTGTCACACAGCCACCAAGTTCATTTCCAAAATCTATGGCCGGGAGATCATTGTAAGAGATGTGAACCGATTCCATCACTTCTTGGATGGAAAATGTTCTTGTGGAGATTATTGGTGA